Below is a window of Oryza brachyantha chromosome 10, ObraRS2, whole genome shotgun sequence DNA.
TCCCTTTCTGCCATCATGTATCTCACACGTTATTCTGGTTTTTTTGGATTCTTTTTCAGATGAATCCTTCAAAGAGGGAGCAGGTTATTGATGGTCTCAGGCAGCTTCTGGGTTGATCAATGTGAGTTTTGGTATCCAGCATGAAACTGCACTGCCctgaatcaaacaaaattatacTCTGACACTGAAACTGAAGTTTTACCTTGCCTGGCGAACTATTAGTATAATGTAATGGagagaaacatttttttttgcacatagCATGGGAGGTTTGGAGATGTCATCTCAGAACCATATACATACAAGGATAGATTCTGCCTCTGCCCTGCTGGATGTTTGGAGGTGTGAGTTCTTGCAAGAGCCAAATAAAGAGGCAGAGCAATGCAAAGCTTTAGTTAGGCACGACGGAATGTTGTTCCAGTGTAGTGATGTATTTagatgcctttttttttctagcattgtttttctttgttggGCTTGCCTCATGCCAATGTCATATAGATACGATGGAATTCTTGATGaagtaattatttatttatttttcaacccaAATAATATATCACGTGCCTAGCTTTATCATTTTGTTGGGCTGGAACGGTTTGGCATGAATAAACCAGCTGATTTGGAGCATTAAACTTGATACTAATTGTTATTTAAGCTGTTTTGATTTTCTATAAGTCTACTACCTTTTTCGTTTCTTCTGACAGCCTCTTCTTTTCGCCTCTAagacaaattttgaaaatttagtcttaaatttagagttaattttgaaggtTTTTAATCGTtacttatttttcagcatttgctttAGGACTGAACAATTGTATAAAAGTTCGGGTGCGCACTGCCCCTTCTGTTTCATACCTTCATTCAATTTGTAGTGACCTGTACTTGCAGAATCAAACAGGGACAACCATTTTCACTTATAATAACTCTCTTGAGTACTAACAAAAAATTCGGCGTAACATAGGTTTTACCTCtcgttttttaaatatatgtcaaaGAACatgatgtttgatcatttctattataaaagaaataaatatcccttgttttgttgtgatttgtaCTAAGATAAACAAGTTTCAATTTACACTAGGATTAGCAATGCAACAcggatttttttatgtttgaactCAAGCAGTATGCACCGGGCGGCTTTGTGCGCTGCCCTTCGGCCACGCTGGCTATCAACTCGCGGCACTGAATTAAACGTGACGATAAATTTTGTGGTCATTGAGAAAATGTAAAGAtgcattaatttttaatataaattttttaatacaatgatatatatatataagatttataGGTACTTAGTTCTTGATACTTCTTGATGACTTGTTAAGGACGGTAGAAAAGCTCAAAATATGCCCATTCACGGTCTGCTTGGTCAGGAGTAAGCTGCCCTGCAAGACGAAATCCAGCTCAatgagttttttctttttctttttacttttgGATGCTGTGATCATCATTGATGTAATGATCAGTGATTAGGGCTTTGGAAAAAGTCTAGATCATCCCGAGGTTTGGCACCCTGGTTAATTCACCTTCAAGCTTCAAAACAGTCTAAGTAACACATTAAACTTTCACAAACCGTTTAATTTACACCCCGTGTGGTTTTTTGGTTGGTTTAGTTTACCCTCTGGGTGGTTTTATTTAACCGGCTCTCGGGTGAGAGGGCGTCCACATAAATGCTCTCCCTGTCAGTGCATAGCTATTGAACTATCAACTAGACACAAGTCGtccataaaaaatgaaaagaatagTTCACaagatggaaaaataaaagcagacaaaaaaaaagcctgAAAATTATGAAGCAAccaaaaattgaaaactacGAGCAAAgctcattttcctttttctttaattctCAACTCTTACTAAccttctgcaaaaaaaaactcttactAACATAAACTCTTCTTCAACTAAAATACAGATCCCAGTCCTAAGAGTGAAagacaggaaaaaaaacaaacgaaatATCCACGCACATGTCATTTCTGCAATTGTTATTGAAGATGAATAAAACATAGGCATACTACATATTTATGGCATGGCAGTTAGGGGTGAAAACGGGTCAGGTTTGGTCGGATTTCACCTTTCCCATATCCTAACCCACATTTTGCAATCGGATTTGGATCTAATACGGTTATCGAATACGGATACGATCACGGATAATACCGGATACAAATATGATACAAATACGTACCAAAACGGATACGAACACTTGCGggtacaaatatttatacgGATATCAAGTCAAAACAACAACCATATATATCACATAGATAATAGCtattgcatatttgtatataCCCAAAATGCGACAGTATTAGGACCGGAGGTGGACGACggacgccgcctcggccggGGAACGCAAAGACCAGACCGGAGGGCGGAGGCTCGGCGGAGGCCGACAGCAGCGAGTTGTGTGCGCCATGGCGGTGCGCCTGTGCTGTGCGCGTGCGGGAGCCGGGAGCAGCGTGAGTTGCGTACTCGCGTCGCGTGACGTGAGTGCGTGGCTCCCTCCCGTGAGGCCGTGTCCGTGAGTCGGCACCTGTGTGACTCCCTCCCGTGACTGTGAGCCTGTTACTCCGTTAGAGTTTTTTCTTGCTGGGTTTGGGCCTTGAAACTCGAAAGGCCCAAAGCAAGACATGACTCATTAAATCCAGATAATAATCCGGATACATATCCAGGTATTATCCGTAATATATCCCGGATAATCCGTATCCGTTGGGTATTGTCTTCGTGAACCCGATCTCATATCCGCCAAAAATTACCTGGATTCGGCTTCGGATCCGTGTAAAATCCCGGGTACCCGAATTTTTGACCCGAATTTATCCTAAATTAATCCGGGCGGGCGGACGGGCGGGAAATATCCGCCCCGTTTTCACCCCTAATGGCAGTGGCATGTAACTAAGAACTAGACGAAATTCGTAAAGAACTAATTCCAATAAAAAACCATGACCAAGTTCATCATGTATGTTTTGCAACACAcgttttggaaaatttttaaactgctGTCAATAGAATTAGAACTAAGAAAGAGATGTTTTAACCGTACTCAGAAAGGCTGGTGGAGAGTGTGAGAGGAACCCCAAAAACATGCCAGGGTTTTTTTAACGGTTTTGTAAAGTTTAAGGCGTTGTTTAGACGGTTTTAAAGCTTACGGGGTAGATTAATCAGGGTGTCAAACCTCAGGGGGTGGTCTAGACTTTTGCTTAGGGCTGATATGCTCTCGCACACGGTGATGGTgcgacaaaaaataatttataaataaaaattttatatatgtattcttaacgatataaaaatcaatgctataaaataaatttcaatgaaaaaatcctaaaatcaattttaaatttaaggttaaaattttaaatttttagcttagATTTTGGCAAACAATACCATAATTTTCCAAgcaagtactacctccgtcccataataacttattttttgtttttccgtgtccaacgtttgaccatttgtcttatttgaaaaatttgtaaaatactttaaaaaattagtcactcataaagtactatttatatatgttatcataaagtactattcatatgttattatctagtaacaataaaatattaataaacaaaactttcaaataagacaaaaagtcaaaacattatataaaaaattgaaaaataaagtgcTTGTTGTTTAAACATAAGTATCATTAGGTGTGTTAatgaacgaaaaataaattaggaataaagttttttatatattcttaactatctaaaaaccaaatttataaaataaatttcggtaaaaaaatcaaaatcaactttaattttttttaactaattttaaagttaaaagtttaaattttagcttgatGGGCGGTCGATTCAGAGGAGCCCACGGATTTGccttccgcctccgcgtcgccggcgccgatgccgccgccacgcgcgctTCCGCTTCCGCACTTcaccctcccgccgctcgccggcgaggaccACCTCTTCGTCACCGCCCTCCGCTCCCACCtctcctccacgccgccccccgccgcggcctccctctcccgctTCCTCCCGCAGCTCACCCCCCTCCGCCTCTCCcacctcatcctcctcctctcgcctcACGGCGacctcctcgcctccctcctcccttcgccgccgccgccgctccccttcGCAGTCCTCCTCCACACCCTCCCcccgcgccgctcctccgagctcctcgcctccctcctcccctccgtcCCGCACCACGCCTTCCCGGACCTCCTCCACCACGTCGTCCTCACCGCCCGCCTTGCCGCCGCgccccacggcggcggccgcggcgctgTCCCGGCTCTCAACGTGGTCTTCTCCGTCTGCGCGCGCGGCAAGAAGCTCTCCCTGGCTACCCTCGCCTTCCGCACCATGCGCGCCCATGGCCTGCTCCCGCGTGTCGAGTCCTGCAACGTCTTCATCTCCGCCGCGCTCGGCCTCAGGCGCCCCGAGATCGCGCTGTCGTTCTTCCGGGAGATGCGCCGGTGTAGGATCTCGCCGAATATCTACACGGCCAACATGGTGCTGCGAGCGTACTGTGACCTGGGGCggaccgccgacgccgccgaggtgCTCGACAAAATGCCAGAGTGGGGTGTTCATAGGACGACAGTCAGTTTCAACACGCTGATCGCCGCATACTGCAGGGATGGTATTGATGCAGGGCCTGCATTGCAACTGAAGAGGAAGATGGAGCAGGAGGGGTTGGTGCCTGACGTTGTGACTTATGACACAATTATCCATGGGCTGTGCAAGGAGGGAAGGATGGGCAAGGCGAACCAGGTGGTGAGTGAGATGAAGACGAAGGGGGTTATGCCAAACACAGTCACGTACAACACACTGATTTATGCATATGTGATACGTGGTGATAATGCCATGGCGTCTAGGATTCATGAGGAGATGGTTAAGAACCGGGTGGAGCTTGATATTGTGACATATAACGCGCTCATTCTCGGGCTTTGCAATGAAGGGAAGATGAAGAAGGTAGAGCACTTGCTTCGTGAGCTTGATAGTGCCAAGCTTGAACCGAATGCATCAACCTTGTCAGCACTGATTATTGGGTGGTGCAAGATGCAGAACTCAGAGAGAGCATTCCAACTGTTGAATGTGATGAAGAAAAGTGGCTTCCATCCGAATTATGCCACATATAAGATGGTTATATCTTCTTTTTGCAAGAACAAGGATTTAGAAGGAGCAGTCGATGTAATGAGGGACATGTTGGGGAGGTGCATGGCTCCTGACAAGGCATTGTTGAATGAATTTTTTGATGGTCTCTGGgaggctaaaaaaatacatctgGCAGAGAACTTCCGATCACTGTATAATGGTGTAAAGTTCATTCCTGATGTCTACTATACTGGTGATTACAGGAATATGGATGAAGTGATAACCAAATGCTAACGCGCAGAGCTAACTATCAAATGTCATGAGAACGTACAGTTGGTCAAGACGAATAATGTCTGGAGAACACAAGAATTTCAATAGCTGTGCTAATAACAATGGGGAATTGATTTTGGCATTTTTAATGGAGTTCCATCAGACAGTATGTGCACACACCCTGATAAACGATCTtgctataacttttatatgtaaGAGGTGTAATTCAAGCAAAACTTTGGACTACATTGGCATGATACATACCGCACAGAGGAGAGGTATACAATAAATTCTTCCATAACCTGAGGTTGGTATCCTTACGCTTCTCTGCAGCAACTACTTTTTCAGTGTACATCTTTTCAGGTTATATATTTCTGCAACCACTATAACATGAGCGATTGTTTAGAAAACTGTACATGCGACAAATGCaaacttttgttttgaaaaaggaaaatacaccatattttttgtaatttcTTGAAATAGAACACAACTCTTCTCACACATTACCTGAGTACGGTtcggctctctctctctctctctgtctctctgcTTCTTGAGCTCGAATTCCGACCACCGGAAGCGAGGACGACGCTCAGGCCACGGATTCGTCCGCTGAGCTAGCTCCGGAAGAGcagttccttttcttttatcttctttcGTCTTCTTTCTTGCTCCCCTTGCTGCCTCCGATTGGCCTCGGCGAAGAGTTGAGCTGTGCGGGATCGGACACGGTGAGATCCTAGCTGATCCTGCTTGCTGGGAAGCAGAGCTAGCGGGCTAAAGCCTAAAGGTCCCAcctttttttatcttctctAGCTTCGTTTCGGCCgcttgttcttttttgtttgttggcATGCTGTTTTTCTCAGCAGGTCTGAAGGTTAGGGGTGGTTAATAATGGAGGGATCCTACCAAATGAATGGCATACTGAATGGAATGCGTAATTTGAGGCATCCATCGTCGCCCTCTGAAGTTGATGAATTCTGTAAGGCGGTTGGTGGTGATTCACCAATACACAGTGTGCTGGTTGCCAACAATGGCATGGCTGCTGTCAAGTCCATGCGCAGCGCCGCAGCATCCATACATGGGCGCTGGAGACCTTTGGAACAGAGAAGGCGATTCTTTTGGTCGCCATGGCAACTCCCGAGGATTTGAAGATAAATGCGGAGCACATAAGAATTGCTGATCAATTCGTAGAAGTTCCTGGTGGTACAAATAATAACAATTATGTGAATGTGCAGCTCATAGTTGAGGTTAGCACAATTGATCGTCCTCTTGGTCTTTTTTGTCTTGCTATTGGCTTGATTTGCTATAGGTAATTGGTTGTTAATATTGTAACTTACCTGTTACCGATAGCAGAGAGAACTCATGTTTCTGCAGTTTGACCTGGCTGGGGTCATGCATCTGAGAATCCAGAACTTCCGGATGCACTGATGGAAAAAGGGATATTCTTGGGCCACCATCAGCCGCAATGGCAGCATTGGGTGATAAGATTGGGTCATCTCTAATTGCACAAGCAGCAGGAGTTCCAACTCTTCCATGGAGTGGATCACATGTATGCCTTCTTTCTATTTCTGGATAGCTTCTCTCTTTTGTTCCTCTCTGCTGATATGTTGTTACTAActaaaccaaaatatttttgtaggtGACAATTCCACAAGAAAGCTGCCGTTCGATACCTGAGGAGCTGTACAAGGACGCCTGTGTCTCCACTACAGAGGAGCTGTACAAGGATGCCTGTGTCTGCACTATAGAGGAAGCAGTAGCTAGTTGTCAGGTGGTGGGCTATCCCGCTATGATCAAGGCATCATGGGGTGGTGGTTGTAAAGGAATAAGGAAGGttggttttcttttagttCAATACTATCAGAATGACAAGGAAATATCATCTGTCCATAGTGAAACATGGTTTTGATGTTGTTTAAATGGATTTGTAGGTGCATAATGATGATGAGGCGAGAGCTTTGTTTAAGCAAGTGCAGGGAGAAGTCCCTGGCTCACCTATATTTATTATGAAGGTGGCATCCCAGGTGAGAACAACTTGGAACACattgttttttcctttatttgcTCTGTTTGTGCCTCTCTATTCACCATTTAACATGCTGTCCATATACAGATGCTAGGTTGGTAGGGGCTAAAAATGACATTGCACATCATTTTTTGGACATATACAGAGGTTCTTatgtattcataaatttgatgtctaaagcaacaaaaaaaaatctgatgtattcataaatttgaacttattgagagagaaaaaaaatctgtgtaCAACAGAAGGAAGGTGAAGAAGATAAACTGTTAGTTAAACTGTGTATGCCGAGGCCTGAACACATGCTTGTGTCGCCCTGCTGGTATGATCTTATTGAACTATTAGTTAAACTGCCATCGACCAGAAGCGAGGACACTGTCTCCTGAAAATTTGGTGATCCAGATGTTGCAGACGGAGCAGGAGCTGGGCATTCCAGTGTTGTTTCTGTCATAACCATGGCAACAGCGCAAGAATTCCACCTTAGCATGCTATGATGGGTCTGACCTGCATGGCTGTCACCTGATTCTCCCAGGTTTCATTATGAAGGTACATGTACTATTGCTATGTGGAAAGAAAAGGCAACCCTTGTTTTTGCGTTACATGTGGGTCTAGACCTTATGCTTTGTGATATTTACTCAAATTTTACTTAGCCTGCAACTTCTACAATGGTAGATAACTAGTTGTGGATTATTTATCTTTCCAATGAAAAGGAGGAAATGATGGAACAAGTTTACATTCGTGCGTAACACTTTTACAGAATCGTCTCCTTGTGCTAGTAGTTAATGAGCACCAAGAACAGCATTGGCTTGATAATTTGCACATACAATTTGGAATCTCCAAGGTACcgcagataaaaaaaatgtctacTGCCTTTGCACAATCTTCCAGTTTCCATCCTATGACCATGCATGCAACCATGAGGCTTCAGATACTTGCCTAACATACTGTAAACAAACTGGAATGtaccctctcttctcttctggCAATTTGGGAAAAACTTTGTGCAAGGTGttgtattttcattt
It encodes the following:
- the LOC102722983 gene encoding pentatricopeptide repeat-containing protein At4g26680, mitochondrial, whose translation is MPPPRALPLPHFTLPPLAGEDHLFVTALRSHLSSTPPPAAASLSRFLPQLTPLRLSHLILLLSPHGDLLASLLPSPPPPLPFAVLLHTLPPRRSSELLASLLPSVPHHAFPDLLHHVVLTARLAAAPHGGGRGAVPALNVVFSVCARGKKLSLATLAFRTMRAHGLLPRVESCNVFISAALGLRRPEIALSFFREMRRCRISPNIYTANMVLRAYCDLGRTADAAEVLDKMPEWGVHRTTVSFNTLIAAYCRDGIDAGPALQLKRKMEQEGLVPDVVTYDTIIHGLCKEGRMGKANQVVSEMKTKGVMPNTVTYNTLIYAYVIRGDNAMASRIHEEMVKNRVELDIVTYNALILGLCNEGKMKKVEHLLRELDSAKLEPNASTLSALIIGWCKMQNSERAFQLLNVMKKSGFHPNYATYKMVISSFCKNKDLEGAVDVMRDMLGRCMAPDKALLNEFFDGLWEAKKIHLAENFRSLYNGVKFIPDVYYTGDYRNMDEVITKC
- the LOC107303359 gene encoding acetyl-CoA carboxylase 1-like gives rise to the protein MATPEDLKINAEHIRIADQFVEVPGGTNNNNYVNVQLIVEVSTIDRPLGLFCLAIGLICYRTSGCTDGKRDILGPPSAAMAALGDKIGSSLIAQAAGVPTLPWSGSHVTIPQESCRSIPEELYKDACVSTTEELYKDACVCTIEEAVASCQVVGYPAMIKASWGGGCKGIRKVHNDDEARALFKQVQGEVPGSPIFIMKVASQMLGW